From Skermanella sp. TT6, a single genomic window includes:
- a CDS encoding queuosine precursor transporter → MSRSPSPGYSSSFLLIVALFVTCLIVSNVAAVKLIMVGGLVLPAAVLIFPVSYIIGDVLTEVYGLDAARRVIWLGFLCNILAVAAFALALALPAAPFWHDQAAFEAILGATPRLLLASFAAYLAGEFVNAYVLAWLKGLTGGRLLWVRTIGSTLVGQFLDSAVFMTVAFAGVLPAEALVGAAVTQWLVKSGFEALATPLTYLVVGYLNRTEGRAGGRTGRVPA, encoded by the coding sequence ATGTCCAGATCGCCGAGCCCCGGCTATTCGTCCAGCTTTCTTCTGATCGTCGCCCTGTTCGTGACCTGCCTGATCGTCTCGAACGTCGCGGCGGTCAAGCTGATCATGGTCGGCGGGCTTGTCCTTCCGGCCGCCGTCCTGATCTTCCCCGTAAGCTACATCATCGGCGACGTCCTGACGGAGGTCTACGGCCTGGACGCCGCCCGGCGGGTGATCTGGCTGGGTTTCCTGTGCAACATCCTGGCGGTCGCGGCCTTCGCGCTGGCGCTGGCCCTGCCCGCGGCCCCCTTCTGGCACGACCAGGCGGCGTTCGAGGCGATCCTGGGCGCCACGCCGCGCCTGCTGCTGGCGTCCTTCGCGGCCTATCTGGCGGGAGAGTTCGTCAACGCCTACGTCCTGGCCTGGCTGAAGGGCCTGACCGGCGGCCGGCTGCTGTGGGTCCGCACCATCGGCTCGACCCTGGTCGGGCAGTTCCTGGACTCCGCCGTCTTCATGACCGTCGCCTTCGCAGGCGTGCTGCCGGCCGAGGCGCTGGTCGGCGCCGCCGTCACCCAGTGGCTGGTCAAGTCGGGCTTCGAGGCGCTCGCGACGCCGTTGACGTATCTGGTCGTCGGATACCTGAACAGGACCGAGGGCCGGGCCGGGGGCAGGACAGGCCGGGTGCCGGCCTGA
- a CDS encoding ABCB family ABC transporter ATP-binding protein/permease, with translation MSVTDTTRFTRARKLGERETIRSLLPYLWPSGETELRVRVVAAMACLIVAKLANVYVPILYKHAVDALGATGAAAVALPVGLILAYGLARVLALAFGELRDAIFAKVAQRSIRSVALNVFRHLHALSLRFHLERQTGGLSRSIERGTRAIQTLLSFMLFNILPTLLEILLVCAILWSMFDVWFALATFLTVVAYIAYTLVITEWRMKFRREMNEMDNQANTKAIDSLLNYETVKYFGNEDHEARRYDGALRSYESAAVRSQTSLSLLNIGQAAIISVGLTIVMYMAASGIMAGTMTLGDFVLVNTYLLQLYQPLNFFGFVYREIKQSLADMEKMFELLDIDREVADAPDARPLSVDGATVAFEGVEFGYDSRRPILKGVSLAVPAGRTVAIVGPSGAGKSTISRLLFRFYDPGAGRILIDGQDIATVTQASLRAAIGIVPQDTVLFNDTIFYNIAYGRPGATAEEVEQAARLAHIHDFITRLPDGYKTMVGERGLKLSGGEKQRVAIARTILKRPAILLFDEATSALDTHTEREIQANLREVSRGRTTLVIAHRLSTVIDADEIIVLEDGRIVERGRHADLLARGGAYAAMWTRQQEAAGEKAIERMPVTY, from the coding sequence ATGAGCGTCACCGACACGACCCGCTTCACCCGTGCCAGAAAGCTGGGGGAGCGGGAGACCATCCGTTCCCTGCTGCCCTATCTCTGGCCGAGCGGCGAGACCGAGCTTCGGGTCCGCGTCGTCGCCGCGATGGCCTGCCTGATCGTCGCCAAGCTGGCGAACGTCTATGTCCCGATCCTCTACAAGCACGCGGTCGACGCGCTGGGCGCCACGGGGGCCGCGGCGGTGGCGCTGCCGGTCGGGCTGATCCTGGCCTACGGCCTCGCCCGGGTGCTGGCCCTGGCCTTCGGCGAACTGCGCGACGCGATCTTCGCCAAGGTGGCCCAGCGGTCGATCCGGTCGGTGGCGCTCAACGTCTTCCGGCACCTGCACGCGCTGTCGCTGCGCTTCCACCTGGAACGCCAGACCGGCGGGCTGTCGCGCTCGATCGAGCGGGGCACCCGGGCGATCCAGACGCTGCTGTCCTTCATGCTGTTCAACATCCTGCCGACCCTGCTGGAGATCCTGCTGGTCTGCGCGATCCTGTGGAGCATGTTCGACGTCTGGTTCGCGCTGGCGACCTTCCTGACCGTCGTCGCCTACATCGCCTACACCCTGGTCATCACCGAGTGGCGGATGAAGTTCCGCCGCGAGATGAACGAGATGGACAACCAGGCCAACACCAAGGCGATCGACAGCCTGCTCAACTACGAGACGGTCAAGTATTTCGGCAACGAGGACCACGAGGCCCGCCGCTACGACGGCGCGCTCCGCTCCTACGAGAGTGCCGCGGTGCGCAGCCAGACCAGCCTGTCCCTGCTGAACATCGGCCAGGCGGCGATCATCTCGGTCGGGCTGACCATCGTGATGTACATGGCGGCGAGCGGCATCATGGCCGGGACCATGACGCTGGGCGACTTCGTGCTGGTCAATACCTACCTGCTCCAGCTCTACCAGCCGCTCAACTTCTTCGGCTTCGTCTACCGCGAGATCAAGCAGAGCCTCGCCGACATGGAGAAGATGTTCGAACTGCTCGACATCGACCGGGAGGTCGCCGACGCGCCCGACGCCCGGCCCCTGTCGGTGGACGGCGCCACCGTCGCGTTCGAGGGGGTGGAGTTCGGCTACGATTCCCGGCGCCCGATCCTGAAGGGCGTATCGCTGGCGGTGCCGGCCGGCCGCACCGTCGCGATCGTCGGCCCCAGCGGCGCCGGCAAGTCCACGATCAGCCGGCTGCTGTTCCGGTTCTACGACCCGGGCGCCGGCCGCATCCTGATCGACGGGCAGGACATCGCGACGGTGACCCAGGCGTCGCTGCGCGCCGCCATCGGCATCGTCCCCCAGGATACCGTGCTGTTCAACGACACGATCTTCTACAACATCGCCTACGGGCGCCCCGGCGCCACGGCGGAGGAGGTCGAGCAGGCCGCCCGCCTGGCCCATATCCACGATTTCATCACCCGGCTGCCCGACGGCTACAAGACCATGGTCGGCGAACGCGGGCTGAAGCTGTCGGGCGGGGAGAAGCAGCGGGTCGCGATCGCCCGGACCATCCTGAAGCGGCCCGCGATCCTGCTGTTCGACGAGGCGACCTCGGCGCTCGACACCCATACCGAGCGCGAGATCCAGGCCAACCTGCGCGAGGTCAGCCGGGGCCGCACCACCCTGGTGATCGCGCACCGGCTGTCCACCGTGATCGACGCCGACGAGATCATCGTCCTGGAGGACGGCCGCATCGTCGAGCGCGGGCGCCATGCCGACCTGCTGGCCCGCGGCGGCGCCTATGCCGCCATGTGGACCCGCCAGCAGGAAGCGGCCGGGGAAAAGGCGATCGAGCGCATGCCGGTGACCTATTGA
- a CDS encoding biliverdin-producing heme oxygenase, with amino-acid sequence MHERLHLHPVLRPLTQRRPTPEGYLGAVRALYGFVIPMEPLLGAEARGRTARSPLLAADLRSLAEDGGGQPGRDRPEPPLAGDLPRPATAAARLGCRWVLDGSAHGGRAMLPHLQRSLGVGPDRGAAYFASAGIDLEAERGSLKVLLDRFVTTEDTRREAVEAAGATFAALERWLDQLREPSRIADHDRPSPDRDPGA; translated from the coding sequence GTGCATGAGCGGCTGCATCTCCACCCCGTCCTGCGCCCGCTCACGCAGCGCCGCCCGACGCCGGAAGGCTATCTGGGCGCGGTTCGCGCGCTGTACGGCTTCGTCATCCCGATGGAGCCGCTGCTCGGCGCCGAAGCCCGGGGCCGGACCGCCCGTTCCCCGCTGCTCGCCGCCGACCTGCGAAGCCTCGCGGAGGACGGCGGCGGGCAGCCGGGCCGGGACCGGCCGGAGCCGCCGCTCGCCGGGGACCTGCCGCGCCCCGCCACGGCGGCGGCGCGGCTCGGCTGCCGCTGGGTGCTGGACGGGTCTGCCCACGGGGGCCGGGCGATGCTGCCCCATCTTCAGCGCAGCCTCGGCGTCGGCCCGGACCGGGGTGCTGCCTATTTCGCCTCCGCCGGTATCGACCTGGAGGCTGAACGCGGGTCGCTCAAGGTGCTGCTGGACCGTTTCGTCACTACGGAAGACACCCGCCGAGAAGCGGTCGAGGCGGCGGGAGCGACGTTCGCCGCGCTCGAACGCTGGCTCGACCAGCTTCGCGAGCCCAGCCGGATAGCCGACCATGACCGACCAAGCCCCGATCGCGACCCCGGCGCCTGA
- a CDS encoding ATP-binding protein — MTDQAPIATPAPETPSLSDCAREPIHIPGAIQAHGTLLVLEEPDLTVTHAAANLARYLGVPPEEVLGVPLERSCPAGAAALRAALAQAAGGADPAVRFDFEPPAGRPALEARFHRHDGRALLELEPPGEDGPREGVPGGTATADLAGFIERLEGCATRYDIARWTADLVSRSTGFDRVMVYRFLPDWSGDVIAEVRHASEPAYLGLHFPASDIPAQARELYRVNLLRAIADVHGEVVPLVADAAGRDPARPVDLGRSTLRAVSPIHLEYLRNMGVGATLVASLMVGGRLWGLIACHHPTGRRCRAGTHDLLSRIALIAAGALERSIAADIAQARRRTEARLAALDGVFEAGRDSVAALLCGDRGLRDLGMADGVALYVDGAVAAFGRTPDTHEIRHLVEHHGGGAVTATDCLHELEPQSSAFDETVAGMLMVELSAQPRLVALAFRREVIQEIFWGGDPLKAASAEDGRLSPRKSFERWRQTVTDRCPPWSPEVVDGWGELPGRLAAAAGGTARLADRLAGDIRRFHAWTRFDEPAVHGLIDVLPGAVLVSLRAAGESVFHAFTMNREFQRIFDIVPDEVAGRRIDDVLSLLGVSPAIRAMVPGASAETTLTAPGTGERTVSISRRSLLKVDTEDDGTALSAWVFQDITSHRRTEEALRTARDQALVANRSKSAFLANMSHELRTPLNAIIGFSELLADELFGPLGDAKYKEYVNDIRHAGEHLLSLISDLLDISKIEAGRRTINEDLIDLGALVTRCCSMVSDLARRGDVLLDRQIPATAPNLHADARAVRQIVVNLLSNAVKFTPAGGTVTCRTLALKDGGVAIEVRDTGIGIAEEHLSRVLEPFYQVDNSLTRQVGGTGLGLSLVNAIANLHQGRLILESKVGCGTTARVEFPPWRTVPARDGASRTLHGVEQVPAA, encoded by the coding sequence ATGACCGACCAAGCCCCGATCGCGACCCCGGCGCCTGAAACGCCGTCGCTCAGCGATTGCGCCCGGGAGCCGATCCATATCCCCGGCGCGATCCAGGCGCACGGCACGCTGCTGGTACTCGAGGAGCCGGACCTGACGGTCACCCACGCGGCCGCCAACCTCGCCAGGTACCTGGGCGTTCCCCCGGAGGAGGTGCTGGGCGTCCCGCTGGAGCGGAGCTGCCCGGCCGGCGCCGCGGCGCTGCGCGCGGCCCTCGCGCAGGCGGCCGGCGGCGCCGATCCGGCGGTCCGCTTCGATTTCGAGCCCCCCGCAGGCCGACCGGCGCTGGAGGCCCGCTTCCATCGCCACGACGGCCGCGCCCTGCTCGAGCTCGAACCGCCCGGCGAGGACGGCCCCCGCGAGGGCGTCCCGGGCGGAACCGCGACGGCGGATCTGGCCGGCTTCATCGAACGCCTCGAAGGCTGCGCCACCCGCTACGACATCGCCCGCTGGACGGCCGACCTGGTCTCGCGGTCCACCGGGTTCGACCGGGTCATGGTGTACCGCTTCCTGCCGGACTGGAGCGGCGACGTCATCGCCGAGGTCAGGCACGCCAGCGAGCCGGCTTATCTCGGCCTCCATTTCCCGGCTAGCGACATCCCGGCCCAGGCGCGGGAGCTCTACCGCGTCAACCTGCTGCGCGCCATCGCCGACGTCCACGGCGAAGTGGTGCCGCTGGTCGCCGATGCCGCCGGGCGCGACCCGGCCCGGCCGGTCGACCTGGGCCGCAGCACCCTGCGGGCGGTCTCGCCGATCCATCTGGAATATCTGCGGAACATGGGCGTCGGCGCAACCCTGGTCGCCTCGCTCATGGTCGGGGGACGGCTGTGGGGCTTGATCGCCTGCCACCACCCGACCGGGCGGAGGTGCCGCGCCGGAACGCACGACCTGCTCTCGCGCATCGCCCTGATCGCCGCGGGCGCGTTGGAACGCAGCATCGCCGCCGACATCGCCCAGGCCCGGCGGCGCACCGAAGCCCGGCTGGCGGCGCTCGACGGCGTCTTCGAAGCCGGGCGCGACAGCGTCGCGGCGCTGCTGTGCGGCGACCGCGGCCTGCGCGACCTTGGCATGGCGGACGGCGTGGCCCTCTATGTGGACGGGGCCGTCGCCGCGTTCGGCCGCACGCCGGACACCCACGAGATCCGCCACCTGGTCGAGCACCATGGCGGCGGCGCCGTGACCGCCACCGACTGCCTGCACGAGCTGGAGCCGCAGTCGAGCGCCTTCGACGAGACGGTCGCCGGGATGCTCATGGTCGAACTCTCGGCGCAGCCGCGGCTGGTGGCCCTGGCTTTCCGGCGCGAGGTGATCCAGGAGATCTTCTGGGGCGGCGACCCGCTGAAGGCGGCCTCCGCCGAGGATGGCCGGCTCAGCCCGCGCAAGAGCTTCGAGCGCTGGCGCCAGACCGTCACGGACCGCTGCCCGCCCTGGTCGCCCGAGGTGGTGGACGGCTGGGGGGAACTCCCCGGGCGGCTGGCCGCGGCGGCGGGCGGCACGGCCCGGCTGGCGGACCGGCTCGCGGGCGACATCCGGCGTTTCCATGCCTGGACCCGGTTCGACGAGCCCGCGGTCCACGGCCTGATCGACGTGCTCCCGGGGGCGGTCCTGGTGTCGCTCCGGGCTGCCGGGGAGTCGGTCTTCCACGCCTTCACCATGAACCGGGAGTTCCAGCGGATCTTCGACATCGTCCCGGACGAGGTCGCCGGGCGCCGGATCGACGACGTGCTGAGCCTGCTCGGCGTGTCGCCGGCGATCCGCGCCATGGTTCCCGGCGCCAGCGCGGAGACGACCCTGACCGCGCCCGGCACCGGCGAGCGCACCGTCTCGATCAGCCGGCGGTCGCTGCTCAAGGTCGATACCGAGGACGACGGCACCGCCCTGTCGGCCTGGGTCTTCCAGGACATCACGAGCCACCGCCGGACGGAGGAGGCGCTGCGCACCGCGCGCGACCAGGCGCTGGTCGCCAACCGCTCCAAGTCGGCCTTCCTGGCGAACATGAGCCATGAGCTGCGCACGCCGCTCAACGCGATCATCGGCTTCTCCGAACTGCTGGCGGACGAGCTGTTCGGGCCGCTCGGCGACGCCAAGTACAAGGAATACGTCAACGACATCCGCCATGCCGGCGAGCACCTGCTGTCGCTGATCAGCGACCTCCTCGACATCTCCAAGATCGAGGCCGGGCGGCGCACGATCAACGAGGACCTGATCGATCTCGGCGCGCTGGTGACGCGGTGCTGCTCCATGGTCTCCGACCTGGCGCGCCGGGGCGACGTCCTGCTCGACCGGCAGATCCCGGCGACGGCGCCCAACCTCCATGCCGATGCCCGGGCGGTGCGGCAGATCGTCGTCAACCTGCTGTCCAACGCCGTGAAGTTCACGCCCGCCGGCGGCACGGTCACCTGCCGCACCCTGGCCCTGAAGGACGGCGGCGTCGCGATCGAGGTCCGGGATACCGGCATCGGCATCGCGGAGGAGCACCTCTCCCGGGTGCTGGAACCGTTCTACCAGGTGGACAACAGCCTGACCCGCCAGGTCGGCGGCACCGGCCTGGGGCTGTCGCTGGTCAACGCGATCGCCAACCTGCACCAGGGCCGGCTGATCCTGGAAAGCAAGGTGGGCTGCGGGACCACGGCGCGGGTGGAGTTCCCGCCCTGGCGCACCGTCCCCGCCCGGGACGGCGCTTCGCGGACCCTGCATGGGGTCGAGCAGGTTCCGGCCGCTTGA
- the meaB gene encoding methylmalonyl Co-A mutase-associated GTPase MeaB, whose amino-acid sequence MRRSPSASRAAVPSAAETAEAIRSGDRRALARAITMIESSRPDHRERAEALLAELLPHTGRSVRIGISGVPGVGKSTFIETFGLHVIGQGHRIAVLAVDPSSQRTGGSILGDKTRMEELTRNPSAFIRPSPSGGTLGGVARRTREAMLACEAAGYDVVVVETVGVGQSETTVADMVDLFMLLLLPGGGDELQGIKKGIVELADLIVVNKADGALVDAARHAVAEYRHALALLRSPSKDWKVPVLTCSAATGTGVPEIWETVGRYRGTLSGSGALDARRAEQARAWMWSEIAETLTDAFRRHPAVRAELPRAEQAVTRAETTPTAAARALLERFLGPRED is encoded by the coding sequence ATGCGCAGATCCCCCTCCGCCTCCCGCGCCGCAGTCCCGTCCGCCGCCGAAACCGCGGAGGCGATCCGCTCGGGCGACCGGCGCGCCCTGGCCCGCGCCATCACCATGATCGAGTCGAGCCGGCCCGACCACCGGGAGCGGGCCGAGGCGCTTCTGGCCGAGCTGCTGCCCCATACCGGCCGGTCGGTGCGGATCGGCATCTCGGGCGTGCCGGGTGTCGGCAAGTCCACCTTCATCGAGACCTTCGGCCTTCATGTGATCGGGCAGGGGCACCGGATCGCGGTGCTGGCGGTGGACCCGTCGTCCCAGCGCACCGGCGGCTCGATCCTGGGCGACAAGACCCGGATGGAGGAACTGACCCGCAATCCTTCGGCCTTCATCCGGCCGTCGCCCAGCGGCGGCACCCTGGGCGGCGTCGCCCGGCGCACGCGGGAGGCGATGCTGGCCTGCGAGGCGGCGGGCTATGACGTGGTGGTGGTCGAGACGGTCGGGGTCGGCCAGTCCGAGACGACCGTGGCCGACATGGTCGACCTGTTCATGCTGCTTCTGCTGCCCGGCGGCGGCGACGAGCTCCAGGGCATCAAGAAGGGCATCGTCGAGCTGGCGGACCTGATCGTGGTCAACAAGGCCGACGGCGCCCTGGTCGACGCCGCCCGCCATGCCGTCGCGGAGTACCGGCACGCGCTGGCGCTGCTGCGCTCGCCGTCGAAGGACTGGAAGGTGCCGGTGCTGACCTGCTCGGCCGCGACCGGAACCGGCGTGCCGGAGATCTGGGAGACCGTCGGCCGCTACCGCGGCACCCTGTCCGGCTCCGGCGCCCTGGACGCCCGCCGGGCCGAACAGGCGCGCGCCTGGATGTGGAGCGAGATCGCGGAAACCCTGACCGACGCCTTCCGCCGCCACCCCGCCGTCCGCGCCGAGCTTCCCCGGGCCGAGCAGGCGGTGACCCGTGCGGAGACGACCCCGACCGCGGCGGCCCGCGCCCTGCTGGAGCGGTTCCTCGGCCCGCGCGAGGACTGA
- a CDS encoding DUF1223 domain-containing protein: protein MLGIAAVAVPMGFLFGSGCADQPTVVELFTSEGCSSSPAADVLLNELAGRPDVLALSFHVDCWDDLGWADPFATAWATRRHRDYNDALGRSSVYTPQMVIDGSAEVFGGNARLVGQAVAAARAARGQARRNPLGIGLRERSGGLDITVPAGHRRRETRILAVRYDLRRGVLVKAGENRGRRLSHSHVVREMIDLGAWTGDACRLRALPAPAGQGIAVLVQELDGAGRPAAILGAARQERGLLGVSADPREAVARMVRTIRANRDGGATPL, encoded by the coding sequence ATGTTGGGGATCGCCGCCGTCGCAGTGCCGATGGGGTTCCTGTTCGGCTCGGGCTGCGCCGACCAGCCGACCGTGGTGGAGCTGTTCACCTCGGAAGGATGCTCGTCGTCGCCGGCGGCCGACGTGCTGCTGAACGAGCTGGCCGGCCGGCCCGACGTTCTGGCGCTGTCGTTCCATGTGGACTGCTGGGACGATCTCGGCTGGGCCGACCCCTTCGCCACCGCCTGGGCGACCCGGCGCCACCGCGACTACAACGACGCCCTCGGCCGTTCCTCCGTCTATACGCCGCAGATGGTGATCGACGGATCGGCCGAGGTGTTCGGCGGCAACGCGCGCCTGGTCGGCCAGGCCGTGGCGGCGGCGCGGGCGGCGCGGGGGCAGGCACGCCGGAACCCGCTTGGCATCGGCCTCCGCGAGCGCTCCGGCGGGCTGGACATCACGGTTCCCGCCGGCCATCGGCGGCGCGAGACCCGCATCCTGGCGGTGCGCTACGACCTGCGCCGCGGAGTCCTGGTGAAGGCGGGCGAAAACCGCGGACGCCGGCTGTCCCACAGCCACGTCGTGCGCGAAATGATCGACCTGGGCGCCTGGACGGGCGATGCCTGCCGGCTGCGCGCGCTGCCGGCACCGGCCGGCCAGGGGATCGCCGTGCTGGTCCAGGAACTCGACGGGGCGGGCCGCCCGGCCGCGATCCTGGGCGCCGCGCGCCAGGAACGCGGCCTGCTGGGCGTCAGCGCCGACCCGAGGGAAGCGGTCGCCCGCATGGTCCGGACGATCCGGGCGAACCGCGACGGCGGGGCGACCCCGCTGTAG
- a CDS encoding SGNH/GDSL hydrolase family protein, protein MVKHVFPAVLSGIVGFGMMVGSAAAQAPEQCAAPSLVIPASAREMPRTSAALSRKQDLRIVAVGSSSTQGTGSSGPAMTYPAQLDRILETRFPGARIEVVNKGIGGEKAAATLARLDRDVLALKPDLVIWQLGTNDALGKVDAKVFGMQAVEGIKRIRESGADLMLLEPQFLPKQVGNATYAAYVDAVRALGAAHGIPVFRRNEVMKHWLDSKQFTPTTMLSSDQLHMTDASYRCLAELMANAIVPAAMPAVQPPAGQTIKVLSGPTAVRSAETPR, encoded by the coding sequence ATGGTCAAGCACGTCTTCCCCGCAGTTCTGTCCGGTATCGTCGGTTTCGGCATGATGGTCGGGAGCGCCGCGGCGCAGGCTCCCGAGCAATGCGCCGCCCCGTCGCTGGTGATCCCGGCTTCCGCACGCGAGATGCCGCGGACCAGCGCGGCCCTCAGCCGCAAGCAGGATCTGCGCATCGTCGCCGTCGGCTCGTCCAGCACCCAAGGGACCGGCAGTTCGGGTCCCGCCATGACCTATCCGGCCCAGCTCGACCGGATCCTGGAAACCCGCTTCCCCGGCGCGAGGATCGAGGTGGTCAACAAGGGGATCGGGGGAGAGAAGGCGGCCGCGACCCTGGCCCGGCTCGACCGCGACGTGCTGGCGCTGAAGCCCGACCTGGTGATCTGGCAGCTCGGCACCAACGACGCCCTGGGGAAGGTCGATGCCAAGGTGTTCGGCATGCAGGCGGTGGAGGGCATCAAGCGCATCCGGGAATCGGGCGCCGACCTGATGCTGCTGGAGCCGCAGTTCCTGCCCAAGCAGGTGGGCAACGCGACCTATGCGGCCTATGTGGACGCGGTCCGCGCCCTGGGAGCCGCGCACGGCATCCCGGTGTTCCGCCGCAATGAGGTGATGAAGCACTGGCTCGACAGCAAGCAGTTCACCCCGACCACCATGCTGTCCAGCGACCAGCTGCACATGACCGACGCCAGCTACCGGTGCCTCGCGGAACTGATGGCCAACGCCATCGTCCCGGCGGCGATGCCGGCGGTCCAGCCGCCCGCCGGTCAGACCATCAAGGTGCTGAGCGGTCCCACCGCGGTGCGCAGCGCCGAAACGCCCAGGTAG
- a CDS encoding OpgC family protein, producing MLNHLPFQGELLLARINHSELGYVQDAQGFVFISGVIIGLYYTRMIAKGQTSLMDAKILNRAYELYVYAVIVLAAILFMAVLIPNSRPLWGHFMWEMYQTPTLTGISAFLLLYQPTFMDILPQYIVYLVASPLLLRWIARGYWREVLGGSVLLWLMVQLGLHLPAIRIVEETVGAFAPGFVLRSHFNPLAWQIVFVTGLLLGAADAQGKLDWDRWFSPRRTDLLKVSIALVLLFMAFRLGFTNGLVPDSMALRFDVYNNRGEFALVYLLNFAGLAYLIAWLLVAGREASSPVARAAGTLLNRLFAWRFLTFIGKHSLQVYAYHVVVVYVLLGLDARIGPFTEGTKTAMTLLAIASLAVPAWIHANYAAWMDQGGRLAPQPRTAAEGPTRN from the coding sequence ATGCTTAATCATTTGCCGTTCCAGGGTGAGTTATTGCTCGCGCGGATCAACCACTCGGAATTGGGCTATGTCCAGGATGCCCAGGGATTCGTCTTCATCTCCGGCGTCATCATAGGCCTTTACTATACGCGCATGATCGCCAAGGGACAGACGTCCCTCATGGACGCCAAGATCCTCAACCGGGCCTACGAACTCTATGTCTACGCGGTGATCGTCCTGGCGGCGATCCTGTTCATGGCGGTGCTGATCCCAAACTCGCGCCCGCTGTGGGGGCACTTCATGTGGGAGATGTACCAGACCCCGACGCTGACCGGGATCTCGGCGTTCCTGCTGCTCTACCAGCCGACCTTCATGGACATCCTGCCGCAATACATCGTCTATCTGGTCGCGTCGCCGCTGCTGCTGCGCTGGATCGCGCGGGGCTACTGGCGCGAGGTGCTGGGCGGCAGCGTCCTGCTCTGGCTGATGGTCCAGCTGGGGCTGCATCTGCCGGCGATCCGGATCGTCGAGGAGACGGTCGGCGCCTTCGCGCCCGGCTTCGTGCTGCGCAGCCACTTCAATCCGCTCGCCTGGCAGATCGTGTTCGTCACCGGGCTGCTGCTCGGGGCGGCCGATGCCCAGGGCAAGCTGGACTGGGACCGCTGGTTCTCGCCCCGGCGCACCGACCTGCTGAAGGTCTCGATCGCGCTGGTCCTGCTGTTCATGGCTTTCAGGCTCGGCTTCACCAACGGCCTGGTGCCCGACAGCATGGCGCTGCGGTTCGACGTCTACAACAACCGCGGCGAGTTCGCCCTCGTCTACCTGCTGAACTTCGCGGGCCTGGCCTACCTGATCGCCTGGCTGCTGGTCGCCGGCCGGGAGGCGTCGTCGCCGGTGGCGCGGGCCGCCGGGACGCTGCTGAACCGCCTGTTCGCCTGGCGGTTCCTGACCTTCATCGGCAAGCATTCGCTTCAGGTCTATGCCTACCATGTGGTGGTGGTCTACGTGCTCTTGGGGCTTGACGCCAGGATCGGTCCCTTCACGGAAGGGACCAAGACCGCGATGACGCTGCTGGCCATCGCCAGCCTGGCGGTCCCGGCCTGGATCCACGCCAACTATGCCGCCTGGATGGACCAGGGCGGCCGCCTGGCGCCCCAGCCCCGGACCGCGGCGGAAGGCCCTACCCGGAACTAA
- a CDS encoding DUF3618 domain-containing protein translates to MANTDHRTPEQIEREIEQTRQNTAATLAAIEDRLSPGRMMDEVWGYLRNSGQGQTFVSNLSTTVRDNPIPVALLAISVAWLAIAGSRSEKRRERWTPERAGRLEEFDYDDAVLTEDAFDYGAPAHTGPRYGRAERRTVDYVDPDTHHEHVSSSRPGAPEGNAPSPDTLLGRDAASIKARDAAKVFETPNGPGLSSGSPAGAETDTTVTPQTRP, encoded by the coding sequence ATGGCGAACACGGACCACAGGACCCCTGAGCAGATCGAACGGGAAATTGAGCAGACCCGGCAGAACACCGCCGCGACACTGGCGGCCATCGAGGACCGTCTCTCCCCGGGCCGCATGATGGACGAGGTCTGGGGCTATCTGCGCAACAGCGGCCAGGGTCAGACCTTCGTGTCGAATCTCTCGACGACCGTGCGCGACAACCCGATCCCCGTGGCGCTTCTGGCGATCAGCGTCGCCTGGCTGGCCATCGCCGGGTCGCGGAGCGAGAAGCGGCGCGAGCGCTGGACGCCGGAGCGGGCGGGCCGGCTGGAGGAGTTCGACTATGACGACGCCGTCCTGACCGAGGACGCGTTCGATTACGGCGCCCCCGCCCACACGGGCCCGCGGTATGGCAGGGCGGAGCGGCGCACGGTGGATTATGTCGATCCCGACACCCACCACGAGCATGTCTCGTCGTCGCGCCCCGGCGCCCCGGAGGGCAACGCCCCGTCCCCGGACACCCTGCTGGGCCGCGATGCCGCCTCGATCAAGGCGCGCGACGCCGCGAAGGTGTTCGAGACGCCGAACGGTCCGGGCCTGAGCTCGGGTTCCCCCGCCGGTGCCGAGACGGACACCACGGTGACCCCGCAGACCCGTCCCTGA